One stretch of Juglans microcarpa x Juglans regia isolate MS1-56 chromosome 3D, Jm3101_v1.0, whole genome shotgun sequence DNA includes these proteins:
- the LOC121254192 gene encoding ubiquitin-conjugating enzyme E2 10 isoform X1, which yields MASKRILKELKDLQKDPPTSCSAGPVAEDMFHWQATIMGPPDSPYAGGVFLVTIHFPPDYPFKPPKVAFRTKVFHPNINSNGSICLDILKEQWSPALTISKVLLSICSLLTDPNPDDPLVPEIAHMYKTDRNKYETTARSWTQKYAMG from the exons ATGGCGTCCAAGCGGATCTTGAAGGAACTCAAGGATTTGCAGAAGGATCCTCCTACATCTTGCAGCGCCG GTCCTGTTGCTGAAGACATGTTTCACTGGCAAGCAACGATTATGGGTCCTCCAGACAGTCCTTATGCTGGGGGAGTTTTCCTAGTTACTATCCATTTTCCTCCAGACTATCCCTTTAAGCCACCCAAG GTAGCATTCAGAACGAAGGTGTTTCACCCTAATATAAACAGCAATGGGAGCATTTGCCTTGACATCTTGAAGGAGCAGTGGAGCCCTGCCCTAACAATTTCCAAG GTGTTGCTTTCAATCTGTTCACTGTTGACGGACCCAAATCCCGATGATCCTTTGGTGCCGGAGATTGCTCACATGTATAAGACGGACAGAAACAAATATGAAACAACTGCAAGGAGCTGGACCCAGAAGTATGCTATGGGCTAA
- the LOC121254192 gene encoding SUMO-conjugating enzyme UBC9 isoform X2 codes for MASKRILKELKDLQKDPPTSCSAGPVAEDMFHWQATIMGPPDSPYAGGVFLVTIHFPPDYPFKPPKVAFRTKVFHPNINSNGSICLDILKEQWSPALTISKVFVLKES; via the exons ATGGCGTCCAAGCGGATCTTGAAGGAACTCAAGGATTTGCAGAAGGATCCTCCTACATCTTGCAGCGCCG GTCCTGTTGCTGAAGACATGTTTCACTGGCAAGCAACGATTATGGGTCCTCCAGACAGTCCTTATGCTGGGGGAGTTTTCCTAGTTACTATCCATTTTCCTCCAGACTATCCCTTTAAGCCACCCAAG GTAGCATTCAGAACGAAGGTGTTTCACCCTAATATAAACAGCAATGGGAGCATTTGCCTTGACATCTTGAAGGAGCAGTGGAGCCCTGCCCTAACAATTTCCAAGGTTTTTGTCCTGAAAGAATCCTAG
- the LOC121254190 gene encoding probable inactive receptor kinase At4g23740, whose translation MEKMTRKLSLLFVFLFGTIFSHVATEPVEDKQALLDFLRNMSHSHSLNWTENYSVCTNWTGVFCNNDHSRVIALRLPGAGLRGPIPPNTLSRLSAIQILSLRSNTLSGPFPSDFSNLINLIAVYLQHNKFTGPLPLDFSVWKNLSVIDLSNNGFNGSIPTSISNLTHLMGLNLANNSLSGEIPDLNVPSLQQLNLSNNRLDGSVPKILQRFPSSAFSGNNLTAENALPPVFPVQPPNAQPSKKARRLGEQAILGITIVGLVLLFVVGAVVMMLCSNRDGSGVPKKQTKKSVSLRKGVSESQDKNEKLTFFEGNNNLAFDLEDLLMSSAEVLGKGAFGTTYKAALEDGNTVVVKRLKEVSVGKREFVQQMEVVGSIRHEYVVALRAYYHSKDEKLVVYDYHGQGSVSAMLHGKRGEEGRTPLDWDTRLRIAIGAARGIAHIHTKNGGNKLVHGNIKASNTFLNSRGYGCVSDLGLAALMSPVSPPMRAAGYRAPEVTDTRKSSHASDVYSFGVLLLELLTGKSPLHSTGGHEVVHLVRWVNSVVREEWTAEVFDVELLRYPNIEEEMVEMLQIGLACVTKMPEDRPNMQDLVKLVEEIRQVNKGKRPSADHKPEISTPSPVIAEIGSSSVMGSSMITP comes from the exons ATGGAGAAGATGACCAGGAAATTATCTCTCTTGTTCGTATTCTTGTTTGGAACAATTTTCTCGCACGTTGCTACCGAACCAGTTGAGGATAAACAAGCATTGCTTGATTTTCTCCGGAATATGTCGCACTCGCACTCTCTCAATTGGACTGAGAACTATTCTGTATGTACAAACTGGACAGGAGTGTTCTGCAATAATGATCATTCCAGAGTCATAGCCCTCCGATTGCCAGGAGCTGGCTTACGTGGTCCAATTCCCCCAAACACTCTCAGTCGCCTATCGGCAATTCAGATTCTAAGCCTCAGATCGAATACTCTATCAGGTCCTTTCCCTTCTGATTTCTCCAATCTCATAAACTTGATCGCCGTTTATCTTCAACACAACAAGTTCACGGGCCCATTGCCTTTGGATTTCTCAGTTTGGAAGAATTTATCTGTCATTGATTTATCAAACAATGGCTTCAATGGGAGTATCCCcacttcaatttcaaatttgacTCATCTCATGGGGTTGAATCTTGCCAACAACTCACTTTCGGGTGAAATTCCTGATCTCAATGTTCCTAGTCTGCAACAGTTAAATCTATCCAACAATAGGCTTGATGGAAGTGTGCCCAAAATCCTTCAGAGATTTCCGAGTTCTGCGTTCTCTGGTAACAATCTTACAGCGGAAAACGCTCTTCCACCTGTTTTTCCAGTTCAGCCTCCTAATGCTCAACCATCGAAGAAAGCGAGACGGCTTGGAGAACAAGCAATATTGGGAATAACAATTGTTGGACTTGTTCTGTTGTTTGTGGTTGGTGCCGTTGTTATGATGCTTTGCTCAAATAGAGATGGAAGTGGGGTTCCAAAGAAGCAAACAAAGAAGTCAGTCTCTTTAAGGAAAGGGGTTTCTGAGAGCCAGGACAAGAATGAGAAGCTTACCTTCTTTGAGGGGAATAATAATCTTGCATTTGATTTGGAGGACTTGTTGATGTCCTCCGCTGAAGTACTTGGGAAGGGAGCATTTGGGACAACATATAAGGCGGCTCTGGAGGATGGTAATACTGTGGTGGTGAAGAGGCTTAAAGAAGTGAGTGTGGGAAAACGTGAGTTTGTGCAGCAGATGGAAGTGGTTGGGAGTATTAGGCATGAATATGTAGTCGCGCTAAGGGCATATTACCATTCGAAGGATGAGAAGCTTGTGGTGTATGATTACCATGGTCAAGGGAGCGTGTCTGCAATGTTACATG GTAAAAGAGGAGAGGAGGGCCGAACTCCATTAGACTGGGACACCAGGCTCAGAATTGCAATCGGTGCAGCAAGAGGCATCGCTCATATCCACACAAAAAATGGTGGGAACAAACTTGTCCATGGAAATATAAAAGCCTCCAACACTTTCCTCAACTCCCGAGGATATGGTTGTGTGTCTGATCTCGGTTTAGCAGCATTGATGAGCCCCGTGTCTCCGCCAATGCGGGCAGCAGGATATCGAGCCCCAGAAGTAACAGACACTCGGAAATCATCCCATGCATCTGATGTCTACAGCTTTGGCGTGCTGCTGCTTGAGCTTCTCACTGGAAAGTCGCCTCTACATAGCACAGGTGGCCATGAGGTTGTTCACTTAGTCAGATGGGTGAATTCTGTGGTTAGGGAAGAGTGGACAGCAGAAGTGTTTGATGTAGAGCTTTTGAGGTATCCTAATATAGAGGAAGAAATGGTAGAGATGTTACAAATAGGATTGGCATGCGTTACTAAAATGCCAGAGGATAGACCAAACATGCAGGATTTAGTGAAACTAGTAGAAGAAATTCGTCAAGTGAACAAAGGAAAGCGACCATCAGCCGATCATAAGCCAGAAATCTCAACCCCATCACCTGTTATAGCTGAGATAGGATCCTCCTCTGTCATGGGGTCCTCCATGATTACCCCTTGA